AAAAGCGAAGTGCACTAAAAAACAATTACCATTGTCATTAGACTTTACCAGCAGTAGTAAATTAACAATTCAGGTCAAATAACATTGTTTCCTAATGCAGAAAACTTCAGATCAAACTTGCTGTATGCACGACAAAGCTGACGTTAACATAGCAGACACGAACTTAAATTTGAGATCAaattaaaaaggtaaaaagaaAGAATTTTACCATGTCAAAGTagattaaaattacttaaaaaaacCTTTCGGACTCAAGTTTGAAATCACTTGGATTCAGATGTTAGTAGAGACCATAATAACCTGTTAAGGAAAACAAAAAGTCTCCAACCTAACGTTATTGACTGCATTCAAAATTATACCGTTGTAGCAGGACTTTCAGATTAAGCACTCCATAAGTTTTAAGTTCCCCACTCCCATAAACTGAATGAAACGCTAATATGATCTCAGTTCAAGTAATTTGATTCctttcaaaaagaaaatgaaacccGGATCACTAAAATTGAAATCTTCCCCATCGATTAACATCCTAAGGTCACTAGTCAAGTAAAGTGTCATTCAAGAACTCACGTACACGTATTTGAACTCCGTTATAATAAACATAAATAAACTTAATCGTATTTGAACTCCTATAGCTAACTATAAGTTGAAGTTATATTAAATGGCCAAAGATGCTGCAATGGAGATTTGGAGCAATGTCAGAGTGATTATCTAAACAACTGCAGTTTAACAAGGTACATTGAGTTTCAAAACATGATATTTTCAAATAAACAGCAGATATGTAAACAATGTTACCTCAATGGCATCAACTGTGAGAAGCAGGACAATAATTTTTTCGGAGAATCGCTGGCGCTCTGCTGCATCTCGGGCAATTTGACGACGGTAGGAGAAATTGTTAAACAGTGCTCTGATCTCTTTCAACTTCGCCTTTGCGATTGCAAGTTCCCTAAGTGCACGAAGAGCCTGTGATCTACGAATTAGATAAGCTCTGAAAGTCAGTTGGATCAACGCTGCAGCTTCATGAGGTGACAATTCCGTCTGTTTCCCCTTCCTAGCTCTTATAACTCCAGGTCTCTTTGCAAAAGccttaattcaaattataatgtaACATAAGATAATGACATTTTCATAAAATACAATTCAATTGTTAAATCAACCAATTAAAATATGACGAAGCTGTACCTGTCGAAGAACTACAGCCCTATGATCATTGGGTTCTTGTATCTCAATCAGACGAACATTAGCCTCTcctttcttatctttcttctctttcttttctttcttatcCTTTTTATCTTTCTTTCCTGATCCATCACACTCATCAACATCACCACTCGACACTTCAAAAGTGTACTTCCGCGAGATCGGATGCTCCTCTTCTTTCCCCTCAACCTCAGCAATCCATTTGTAGTTCTTCTTCGCAACtccagacttcttttcttctttctccttcttcttcccgtCCTTGATCTCCGCAGTCCACTTGTACTTCCTCTCTTCCGGCCCCTTGATCTCCGCCGTCAATGTGTACTTCCGGTCACCGCTGCTCTTTTTCGAGCTGATCAACTTGTCAAACCTCGACTCGAGCTTGCTAACTCGATCAGACAGAGTCTTCAAGTACAACTCTGTGCCAGCTCGTTGTTGAATCCTCTTGTAGGAGCATAATGTAGGCGTTTTGCGGACTTCA
The DNA window shown above is from Euphorbia lathyris chromosome 1, ddEupLath1.1, whole genome shotgun sequence and carries:
- the LOC136226637 gene encoding BAG family molecular chaperone regulator 7 — translated: MSFFRRIEIFDPYYPSAFARESSFCTPKPIAFPSFLVEEEANDLIDVFSSAPDPFELFDTVTDLIEVRKTPTLCSYKRIQQRAGTELYLKTLSDRVSKLESRFDKLISSKKSSGDRKYTLTAEIKGPEERKYKWTAEIKDGKKKEKEEKKSGVAKKNYKWIAEVEGKEEEHPISRKYTFEVSSGDVDECDGSGKKDKKDKKEKKEKKDKKGEANVRLIEIQEPNDHRAVVLRQAFAKRPGVIRARKGKQTELSPHEAAALIQLTFRAYLIRRSQALRALRELAIAKAKLKEIRALFNNFSYRRQIARDAAERQRFSEKIIVLLLTVDAIEGADVMVRASKRSMVDELEAMLDVVDPQPSGKQLSMKRRTFDMPDSMIRKEIAESVAQVVQMIDQEENRTRAFEACL